From Betta splendens chromosome 3, fBetSpl5.4, whole genome shotgun sequence, the proteins below share one genomic window:
- the htatip2 gene encoding oxidoreductase HTATIP2, whose product MKALSSTLGKAAGLLALVVAVIAAVLSYFEDPDPIKSISMSEDMKVLEENFRQQNRSCFILGASGETGRLLLQEMLERNLFSKITLIGRRPLTFEGKAYGNLVQEVVDFEKLDDYAAAFQGHDVGYCCLGTTRAKAGAEGFIRVDHDYVLKSAELAKAGGCAQFHLESSRGADKNSNFLYLKVKGQVEADIEALAFDRFAIYRPGVLLVDRQESRPSEWLARKFFSVLSPVCPSMSISIQEVAKAMVSNTLLQPNHKTEILENKDISNLGKGAGK is encoded by the exons ATGAAAGCGCTGAGCTCCACCCTGGGAAAAGCCGCCGGACTCTTAGCCCTCGTAGTTGCTGTAATTGCAGCGGTTTTGAGTTATTTCGAAGACCCTGATCCGATTAAGTCCATCAG CATGTCTGAGGACATGAAGGTCCTGGAGGAAAACTTCAGGCAGCAGAACAGAAGCTGTTTCATCCTCGGAGCCTCTGGGGAAACTGGACGGCTGTTGCTTCAAGAGATGCTGGAGCGCAACCTCTTCTCTAAGATCACTCTGATAGGAAGGAGACCACTGACGTTTGAGGGCAAAGCGTATGGAAACCTG GTACAAGAGGTGGTGGACTTTGAGAAGCTCGACGACTATGCTGCTGCGTTTCAGGGTCACGACGTTGGCTACTGCTGCCTGGGAACCACCAGAGCAAAGGCAGGAGCT GAGGGATTCATCCGCGTGGACCATGACTATGTTCTGAAGTCAGCTGAGCTTGCCAAAGCTGGAGGCTGTGCACAGTTCCACCTGGAGTCATCCAGAGGCGCCGATAAAAACAGCAACTTTCTCTATCTCAAAGTCAAG GGCCAAGTGGAAGCAGATATTGAGGCTCTGGCTTTTGACAGGTTTGCGATTTACAGACCAGG TGTTTTATTGGTAGACCGGCAGGAGAGTCGGCCGAGTGAGTGGCTGGCCAGGAAATTCTTCAGTGTCTTATCTCCTGTTTGCCCATCGATGTCCATCTCAATTCAAGAGGTGGCGAAAGCAATGGTGTCAAACACTCTGCTTCAGCCTAATCATAAAACAGAGATCCTGGAGAACAAAGACATCAGTAACCTGGGAAAGGGTGCAGGGAAATGA